One stretch of Zootoca vivipara chromosome 8, rZooViv1.1, whole genome shotgun sequence DNA includes these proteins:
- the BCL2 gene encoding apoptosis regulator Bcl-2 isoform X1 yields the protein MMAHTGIRGYDTREIVQRYIHYKLSQKGYDWVASEDREDLSSLPPPPPAAAETFPNLARLASHPSELPVSNVAPADGPHPVPQVVHTTLRQAGDEFSRRYRRDFAQMSGQLHLTPVTARARFAAVVEELFRDGVNWGRIVAFFEFGGMMCVESVSREMSPLVDNITVWMTEYLNRHLDNWIQDNGGWVCFSLCFHFQMHSLPLFQYYTLPMCLQWGSKLACLASCFPSVVVASRIHRLWYSIVSGNLLILAQIVITAYHRPARCSIEEALHCIIPISSAPDFKSQLPC from the coding sequence ATGATGGCTCATACTGGGATAAGAGGTTACGACACAAGAGAGATAGTGCAGAGGTACATCCATTACAAGCTGTCGCAGAAAGGATATGACTGGGTTGCCAGTGAAGACAGAGAAgacctttcttctcttcctcctcctcctcctgctgctgcagagacCTTCCCTAACCTTGCTAGGCTGGCATCTCATCCTTCCGAGCTGCCTGTAAGTAATGTGGCCCCGGCTGACGGACCACACCCTGTGCCACAGGTTGTCCACACGACTTTACGTCAAGCCGGGGATGAGTTTTCGCGGCGTTACAGGAGGGACTTTGCTCAGATGTCGGGACAGCTGCACTTGACCCCGGTCACTGCCAGAGCTCGCTTTGCGGCAGTTGTGGAAGAGCTCTTCCGAGACGGGGTGAACTGGGGGAGGATTGTGGCATTCTTTGAGTTCGGTGGCATGATGTGCGTGGAGAGCGTCAGCCGGGAGATGTCGCCCCTTGTGGACAATATCACAGTGTGGATGACTGAGTACCTGAACAGGCACCTGGACAACTGGATCCAGGACAATGGAGGCTGGGTATGTTTTTCTCTGTGTttccattttcaaatgcattCGTTACCACTATTTCAATATTACACCTTACCTATGTGTTTGCAGTGGGGGTCAAAGTTAGCTTGCCTGGCTAGCTGTTTTCCAAGCGTGGTTGTCGCCAGTAGAATTCACAGACTCTGGTACTCAATTGTTTCTGGCAATTTGCTTATCCTGGCCCAAATTGTGATAACCGCTTATCATAGACCTGCCAGGTGTTCGATAGAAGAGGCCCTACACTGCATCATTCCTATCTCCAGTGCGCCAGACTTTAAAAGTCAGTTGCCATGTTAA